In a single window of the Campylobacter concisus genome:
- a CDS encoding EamA family transporter, with the protein MNKLIFVTILWAFSFSLIGEFLAGKVDSYLAVFIRVALASLVFLPFTKFRGISPKLAFGIMAIGAVQIGLMYLFYYNSFLYLSVPEVALFTIFTPFYVTLIYDAFSFKFRPLYLFSVGVAVFGALVIKYGAINDGVLKGFLLVQAANICFGAGQSAYKALLEKFDVDQKNVFGYFHFGAFFVAVVALLTLGNPAKFSLTSTQILVLLWLGVVASGLGYFMWNKGACEVDSGVLAIMNNALIPAAIIVNLVFWQKDTDLTRLILGAVIMYISLIIHNKIMKFYGMKIA; encoded by the coding sequence TTGAATAAACTGATTTTTGTAACCATTTTGTGGGCGTTTAGCTTTAGTTTGATAGGTGAGTTTTTAGCTGGCAAGGTTGATAGTTATTTGGCTGTTTTTATTCGGGTTGCGCTTGCGAGCTTAGTCTTTTTACCATTTACAAAATTTCGTGGCATCAGCCCAAAGCTAGCATTTGGCATCATGGCGATCGGAGCGGTGCAAATAGGGCTTATGTATCTATTTTATTACAATTCATTTTTGTATCTAAGCGTGCCAGAAGTCGCACTTTTTACCATTTTTACGCCGTTTTATGTGACGCTCATCTACGACGCATTTAGCTTTAAATTTAGGCCACTTTACCTATTTAGCGTTGGCGTTGCAGTTTTTGGAGCTTTGGTTATAAAATACGGCGCTATAAATGATGGTGTACTAAAAGGCTTTTTGCTAGTGCAAGCGGCAAATATCTGCTTTGGAGCAGGGCAGAGTGCATATAAGGCACTTTTAGAAAAATTTGACGTGGATCAAAAAAATGTCTTTGGTTACTTTCACTTTGGTGCATTTTTTGTAGCTGTCGTTGCGCTTCTTACTCTTGGCAATCCAGCCAAATTTTCTCTTACTTCAACGCAAATTTTAGTGCTTCTCTGGCTTGGAGTGGTCGCTAGTGGGCTAGGGTATTTTATGTGGAACAAAGGTGCTTGCGAGGTCGATAGTGGCGTGCTTGCCATCATGAATAACGCTCTCATTCCAGCTGCCATAATCGTAAATTTAGTCTTTTGGCAAAAGGATACAGACTTAACTAGGCTAATTTTAGGCGCTGTTATAATGTATATATCTTTGATAATTCACAACAAGATAATGAAATTTTATGGTATGAAGATCGCTTAG
- a CDS encoding TolC family protein, protein MKKILTVLLFALPLWAGNLLEIIALAQSARLESLKEFNKNEYINKNKSKKLNLSLDGRYTFVPDEIKGGYMTKAGSITAKVEYLIFDGGASEAADKILDHKGVEKIYKDEELMNLTAFQVAKVYFNAIALNSLINLETKFVDSFAKAAAENEFWFEYGEINKAEFDAINFTLSKKRAELDELGLKLAELNSRINLLSNGEIGFNAGSKIMMPDFSKDDISAKLGAMEQEKFIKEQENEKQKSKFAPKIYLKDTQSVNNNSFKKGERTTSQMIGAYADANRPRVEFEWKLPDSLSLSKQSQVKRIEEQKAALDLSDEENRIITRLKELESTIKGLSAKLNLQDLKQDKLDSDFIDLLSGYLDGEIKYEEFLFVSEKNFSDRANFILDGDLLELNKLEYFFECARKINEVIIE, encoded by the coding sequence TTGAAGAAAATTTTAACAGTTTTGCTCTTTGCCTTGCCTCTTTGGGCTGGAAATTTACTAGAGATCATCGCTCTAGCGCAAAGTGCGAGACTTGAGAGTTTGAAAGAATTTAATAAAAATGAATATATAAATAAAAATAAGAGTAAAAAGCTAAATTTATCCCTTGATGGCAGATATACCTTTGTGCCTGACGAGATAAAGGGCGGATATATGACAAAGGCGGGATCGATCACGGCAAAGGTCGAGTATCTTATCTTTGATGGCGGTGCGAGCGAGGCTGCTGATAAAATTTTAGACCACAAGGGCGTGGAGAAAATTTACAAAGATGAAGAGCTGATGAATCTCACTGCTTTTCAGGTCGCAAAGGTCTATTTCAACGCCATTGCACTAAATTCTCTTATAAATTTAGAGACAAAATTTGTTGATAGCTTTGCCAAGGCTGCGGCTGAAAATGAGTTTTGGTTTGAGTATGGCGAGATAAATAAAGCTGAGTTTGATGCGATAAATTTTACTCTTAGTAAAAAAAGAGCTGAGCTTGACGAGCTTGGGCTTAAGCTAGCTGAGCTAAACTCAAGGATAAATTTGCTCTCAAACGGCGAGATCGGCTTTAACGCTGGCTCAAAGATAATGATGCCTGATTTTAGTAAAGATGATATAAGCGCAAAACTTGGGGCGATGGAGCAAGAAAAATTTATAAAAGAGCAAGAAAATGAGAAGCAAAAGAGTAAATTTGCTCCAAAAATTTACTTAAAAGATACGCAAAGTGTGAATAATAACAGCTTTAAAAAAGGTGAGAGGACGACTTCGCAGATGATAGGCGCTTACGCTGATGCGAACAGGCCTAGAGTGGAGTTTGAGTGGAAGCTACCTGATAGCTTAAGTCTTAGCAAACAAAGTCAAGTTAAGCGCATTGAAGAGCAAAAGGCGGCACTTGATCTAAGCGATGAGGAAAATAGGATAATCACTCGCCTAAAAGAGCTAGAAAGTACGATCAAAGGCTTAAGCGCAAAGTTAAATTTGCAAGATTTGAAGCAAGATAAGCTTGATAGTGATTTTATTGATCTGCTAAGTGGCTATCTTGATGGCGAGATAAAATATGAAGAATTTTTATTTGTGAGTGAGAAAAATTTTAGCGATAGGGCAAATTTCATACTTGATGGCGATTTACTTGAGCTAAATAAACTTGAGTACTTTTTTGAATGTGCAAGAAAAATAAATGAGGTGATAATTGAATAA
- a CDS encoding efflux RND transporter permease subunit: MIKTAINRPITTLMVFLSLIVFGIYSLKTMNVNLYPQVNIPIVKITTYANGDMNYIKTKITQKIEDEISSIEGIKKIYSTSFDNLSVVSIEFELNKDLEGATNDVRDKMQKVRLNANYEIEKLNGLSSSVFSLFITRLDGNETKLMQEIDDVAKPFLERISGVSKVKTNGFLEPAVKILLDRFKLDKNALSANEVANLIKVENLKAPLGKIENEQIQMAIKSNFSAKSVDEIRNLTIKQGVFLKDIASVDLAYKDANEAAIMDKKSGVLLGLELAPDANALTVIALAKSKLDQFKSLLGSEYDVKIAYDKSEVIQKHIDQTAFDMILGVLLTIVIVYLFLRNFSITIISVVAIPTSIVATFFIINALGYDINRLSLIALTLGIGIFIDDAIVVTENIASKLKDEPNALKASFAGIKEIAFSVFAISLVLLCVFVPIAFMSGIVGKYFNSFAMSVAAGIVISFFVSIFLVPTLSARFVNAKQSSFFQKSEPFFEALENGYEKLLTLALKFKLIFLAITIAVVVCSFGLAKFVGGDFMPSEDNSEFNIYFKLDPSLSLQASKERLKDKISLINADPQVSYAYFILGYTDAKQPYLVKAYVRLKELKDRANHERQNAIMQRFRDKLKSDDMSVIVADLPVVEGGDVQPVKLTITSENGKELEKFVPKISKMLKEINDATDVNSPEEDLLKRVQISIDEDKAKRLNLDKASVASAVYSAFSQNEVSVFENENGKEYELYMRLDDKFRSDTNDILKTKIRSKEGFFVTLGDVATISFEQKPASISRFNRADEIKFLANTKNNAPLNSVASEISKKLDEILPANFKYKFLGFVELMDDTNASFIFTVSASAVLIYMVLAALYESFLLPFLIMLAMPLAFCGVVIGLFISGNPFSLFVMVGVILLFGMVGKNAILVVDFANHFANSGIEANEAVKMAAKKRLRAVLMTTFAMIFAMLPLALSRGAGYEANSPMAISIIFGLISSTLLSLLVVPVLFAWVYNLDKFIRKFYERERI, encoded by the coding sequence ATGATAAAAACAGCTATCAACCGCCCTATAACTACATTAATGGTTTTTTTAAGCCTTATTGTCTTTGGAATTTATTCTCTAAAGACGATGAATGTAAATTTATATCCACAAGTAAATATCCCAATCGTTAAGATCACGACTTACGCAAACGGTGATATGAACTATATAAAAACTAAGATCACGCAAAAGATCGAAGATGAAATTTCAAGCATTGAAGGTATCAAGAAAATTTACTCAACAAGCTTTGATAACCTAAGTGTGGTTAGCATCGAATTTGAACTAAATAAAGACTTAGAGGGTGCAACAAATGACGTCCGTGACAAGATGCAAAAGGTAAGGTTAAACGCAAACTACGAGATAGAAAAGCTAAATGGGCTCTCATCATCTGTATTTAGCCTTTTTATCACAAGACTTGATGGTAATGAAACTAAGCTCATGCAAGAGATCGATGACGTGGCAAAGCCGTTTTTGGAGCGCATTAGCGGCGTTTCAAAGGTCAAGACAAATGGCTTTTTAGAGCCAGCGGTGAAAATTTTACTTGATAGATTTAAGCTTGATAAAAACGCCCTTAGTGCAAACGAAGTGGCAAATTTGATAAAGGTTGAAAATTTAAAAGCGCCGCTTGGCAAGATAGAAAATGAACAAATCCAAATGGCGATCAAGTCAAATTTCAGCGCCAAAAGCGTAGATGAGATAAGAAATTTAACGATCAAACAAGGGGTCTTTTTAAAAGATATCGCAAGCGTTGATCTTGCTTACAAAGACGCAAATGAAGCAGCGATAATGGATAAAAAAAGTGGCGTTTTACTTGGTCTTGAGCTAGCCCCAGACGCAAACGCTCTAACCGTGATCGCTCTAGCTAAGTCAAAGCTAGATCAGTTTAAAAGCCTACTTGGTAGCGAATACGACGTAAAAATAGCTTATGATAAGAGCGAAGTGATACAAAAGCACATCGATCAAACCGCCTTTGATATGATCCTTGGCGTCTTGCTAACCATCGTGATCGTATATCTATTTTTAAGAAATTTCTCGATCACCATCATCTCAGTCGTAGCGATACCAACTAGTATCGTAGCGACGTTTTTCATCATAAATGCCCTAGGATACGACATCAACCGCCTAAGCCTCATAGCGCTCACACTAGGTATTGGAATTTTCATCGATGATGCGATAGTTGTCACTGAAAATATCGCTAGCAAGCTAAAAGATGAGCCAAATGCCCTAAAAGCAAGCTTTGCAGGCATAAAAGAGATAGCATTTAGCGTCTTTGCGATCTCGCTCGTGCTGCTTTGCGTCTTTGTGCCAATAGCTTTTATGAGCGGCATCGTTGGCAAGTACTTTAACTCCTTTGCGATGAGCGTGGCAGCTGGCATCGTCATCTCGTTTTTTGTGAGTATCTTTCTTGTGCCGACACTTAGTGCTAGGTTTGTAAATGCCAAACAAAGCAGCTTTTTTCAAAAGAGTGAGCCCTTTTTTGAGGCGCTTGAAAATGGCTATGAGAAGCTTTTGACCTTAGCGCTTAAATTTAAGCTCATATTTTTAGCTATAACGATTGCGGTCGTTGTTTGCTCGTTTGGACTGGCTAAATTTGTAGGCGGTGACTTCATGCCAAGCGAGGATAACTCGGAGTTTAATATCTACTTTAAGCTCGATCCTTCGCTTAGCCTGCAAGCTAGCAAAGAGAGGCTAAAAGATAAAATTTCACTCATAAACGCCGATCCTCAGGTCTCTTACGCCTACTTCATCCTTGGCTACACAGACGCCAAGCAGCCTTATCTTGTAAAAGCTTACGTTAGGCTAAAAGAGCTAAAAGATAGAGCTAATCATGAGCGGCAAAACGCTATCATGCAAAGGTTTCGTGACAAGCTAAAAAGTGATGATATGAGCGTTATAGTAGCTGATCTGCCAGTGGTTGAAGGTGGCGATGTGCAGCCAGTTAAGCTTACTATCACATCTGAAAATGGCAAAGAGTTAGAGAAATTTGTACCAAAAATCAGCAAGATGCTAAAAGAGATAAATGACGCAACGGATGTAAATTCGCCCGAAGAAGATCTGCTAAAACGCGTGCAAATCTCTATCGATGAAGATAAGGCTAAGAGGCTAAATTTAGACAAAGCTAGCGTTGCAAGCGCCGTTTATAGCGCATTTAGCCAGAATGAGGTCTCTGTTTTTGAAAACGAAAATGGCAAAGAGTATGAGCTTTACATGCGCCTTGATGATAAATTTAGAAGCGATACAAATGATATCTTAAAGACCAAGATAAGAAGCAAAGAGGGCTTTTTTGTCACACTTGGCGATGTAGCGACGATTAGTTTTGAGCAAAAGCCAGCTAGTATTTCAAGGTTTAATAGAGCCGATGAGATAAAATTTTTAGCAAATACCAAAAATAATGCTCCGCTAAATAGCGTGGCAAGTGAAATTTCAAAGAAGCTTGATGAAATTTTGCCAGCAAATTTCAAGTATAAATTTCTTGGATTTGTCGAGCTCATGGACGATACAAACGCTTCTTTTATCTTTACAGTAAGTGCGAGCGCAGTGCTTATTTACATGGTGCTAGCCGCACTTTATGAGAGCTTTTTGCTGCCATTTCTCATCATGCTAGCCATGCCGCTTGCCTTTTGTGGCGTGGTGATCGGACTTTTTATAAGCGGCAATCCATTTAGCCTATTTGTCATGGTCGGTGTCATCTTGCTCTTTGGCATGGTCGGTAAAAACGCCATTTTGGTGGTTGATTTTGCAAACCACTTTGCAAATAGCGGCATAGAGGCAAACGAAGCTGTGAAAATGGCTGCTAAAAAGCGTCTAAGGGCTGTTTTGATGACCACTTTTGCGATGATATTTGCCATGCTGCCTCTTGCTCTTAGCAGGGGTGCTGGCTATGAGGCCAACTCGCCTATGGCTATAAGCATCATCTTTGGGCTCATTAGCTCGACTTTGCTAAGCTTGCTTGTCGTGCCAGTGCTTTTTGCATGGGTCTATAATCTTGATAAATTTATAAGAAAATTTTATGAAAGGGAGAGAATTTGA
- a CDS encoding efflux RND transporter periplasmic adaptor subunit: protein MKKLIILMIFCIFSFAGEEIFADFEVYAKQSSKLAFESSGKVDKIFVDVSSHVKKGDVLASLDQTSLEIALKKAKNDLELAKNASEFAKNTLNKFTQVREVTSKQEFDEVKYKFDEAILRVQSAQIAILNAQDRLKKALLKAPFDGVIASKNIELGEGVSPLSPAFVLNSNEVKILIAIDEKYANLVKVGDTFKFKLDAASDEKEVKIALIYPEIKRETRKFYAQAYDSGLKPGMFGQGRVLVSKIK from the coding sequence TTGAAAAAGCTGATAATTTTAATGATATTTTGTATTTTTTCATTTGCAGGGGAGGAAATTTTTGCTGATTTTGAAGTCTATGCCAAGCAAAGCTCAAAGCTTGCATTTGAGAGCAGCGGCAAGGTGGATAAAATTTTTGTAGATGTCTCAAGCCACGTTAAAAAGGGTGACGTTTTAGCTAGTCTTGATCAAACAAGCCTAGAGATCGCTCTTAAAAAGGCAAAAAATGATCTTGAGCTTGCAAAAAATGCTAGTGAATTTGCAAAAAATACTTTAAACAAATTTACTCAAGTAAGGGAAGTCACTTCAAAGCAAGAATTCGACGAAGTAAAGTATAAATTTGACGAAGCGATACTTCGGGTTCAAAGTGCACAAATCGCCATTTTAAATGCGCAAGATCGCCTTAAAAAAGCTCTTTTAAAAGCTCCTTTTGATGGCGTTATCGCTAGTAAAAACATTGAGCTTGGAGAGGGTGTTTCACCGCTTAGTCCAGCTTTTGTTTTAAATTCAAATGAGGTAAAGATTTTAATAGCAATCGATGAAAAATACGCAAATTTAGTAAAAGTTGGCGATACATTTAAATTTAAACTTGACGCAGCAAGCGATGAAAAAGAGGTAAAAATCGCGCTTATCTATCCAGAGATCAAGCGAGAGACTAGAAAATTTTACGCCCAGGCTTATGACAGCGGGCTAAAACCTGGCATGTTTGGTCAAGGCAGAGTGCTAGTTAGTAAAATAAAATGA
- a CDS encoding TolC family protein codes for MKKFLFIFLPVFLLGSNLSVIANKATQNEISKIKELELKRANLNDEATLSSYMPSLSLEGSYGKNASTFPSVVAKESAGVLARIDFLLYDGGAREARLKTNQLLKNKAAIASDEAKNYLALKAVNLYFNAAALENIITAKQAQTNFLKGVLDKLEKANIAGLAAKDELENVRAKYYLANSTQLEYKNKMEQILNEINLLTGEKILPVAGAKMADISSNLASKNAELDRLSQDIFLGEAKLSETRAGFLPQILLYDTYGFYKNNYDIDLGRFSSYRSYVDKYLKEDTHGNKFGIAFKWKIFDFFATSKMSQAQKIALDEARLNLEYKKRENETRLKNLQSEIVVLTSKIASLNEYVKASDLALKASYEKYNSGLLGYSDLLEALSQKFDAISLFESAKDELEIKKVEFFFENGEPILERIKD; via the coding sequence ATGAAAAAATTTTTATTCATTTTTTTGCCGGTATTTTTGCTTGGTTCAAATTTAAGCGTGATCGCAAACAAGGCAACGCAAAATGAAATTTCAAAGATCAAAGAGCTTGAGCTAAAAAGAGCAAATTTAAACGATGAAGCCACATTAAGCTCATATATGCCAAGTCTTAGCCTAGAGGGCTCATATGGCAAAAATGCAAGCACTTTTCCAAGTGTAGTCGCTAAAGAGTCAGCCGGTGTGCTAGCTAGGATAGATTTTTTGCTTTATGACGGCGGAGCGAGAGAGGCTAGGCTAAAGACGAACCAGCTTTTAAAAAACAAAGCCGCCATCGCTAGTGATGAAGCTAAAAACTACCTTGCACTTAAGGCCGTAAATTTATACTTTAACGCAGCTGCACTTGAAAATATAATCACAGCCAAACAGGCTCAGACAAATTTTTTAAAAGGTGTTTTAGATAAGCTTGAAAAGGCAAACATTGCAGGGCTTGCCGCAAAAGATGAGCTTGAAAATGTAAGGGCTAAATATTACTTAGCTAATAGTACGCAGCTTGAATACAAAAACAAAATGGAGCAAATCTTAAATGAGATAAATTTGCTGACTGGTGAGAAAATTTTGCCAGTAGCTGGAGCAAAGATGGCTGATATTAGCTCAAATTTAGCTTCAAAGAATGCTGAGCTTGATAGACTAAGCCAAGATATATTTTTAGGTGAGGCCAAGCTTAGCGAGACAAGAGCTGGTTTTTTGCCTCAAATTTTGCTTTATGACACATATGGATTTTATAAAAATAATTACGATATCGATCTAGGCAGATTTAGTTCTTACCGCTCATACGTGGATAAATACTTAAAAGAAGATACTCATGGCAATAAATTTGGTATCGCTTTTAAATGGAAAATTTTTGATTTTTTCGCCACTAGCAAGATGAGTCAGGCCCAAAAGATCGCGCTTGATGAGGCAAGGCTAAATTTGGAGTATAAAAAGCGTGAAAACGAGACAAGGCTTAAAAATTTGCAAAGTGAAATCGTGGTGCTTACTTCAAAAATCGCTTCACTAAACGAATATGTAAAAGCAAGCGATTTGGCATTAAAAGCTAGCTATGAGAAGTATAACTCTGGGCTTTTGGGATATAGCGACCTGCTTGAGGCACTCTCTCAAAAATTTGATGCCATTAGTCTTTTTGAGAGCGCAAAGGATGAGCTCGAGATCAAAAAAGTGGAGTTCTTTTTTGAAAATGGCGAGCCGATTTTGGAGAGGATTAAAGATTGA
- the fliP gene encoding flagellar type III secretion system pore protein FliP (The bacterial flagellar biogenesis protein FliP forms a type III secretion system (T3SS)-type pore required for flagellar assembly.), with protein MKVLLGLAVLLCTVFGADPALPTINLSLNSPTNAEQLVNSLNVLLILTALALAPSLIFMMTSFLRLVIVFSFLRQAMGTQQVPPSTVLISLAMVLTFFIMEPVGQRSYNDGIKPYIAEQIGYEEMLDKSLKPFKEFMVKNTREKDLALFFRIRNLQNPANIEEIPLSIAMSAFIISELKTSFEIAFLLYLPFLVIDMVVSSVLMAMGMMMLPPVMISLPFKLLIFVLVDGWNLLIGNLVKSFH; from the coding sequence GTGAAGGTACTGCTTGGTTTAGCGGTTTTACTTTGCACGGTTTTTGGAGCTGATCCTGCGCTACCAACTATAAATTTAAGTCTAAATTCTCCAACAAATGCCGAGCAGCTTGTAAATTCTTTAAATGTTTTACTAATTCTCACCGCACTTGCACTCGCTCCTTCGCTCATTTTTATGATGACAAGTTTTTTAAGGCTTGTTATCGTATTTTCATTTTTACGCCAAGCGATGGGTACGCAGCAAGTTCCTCCTTCAACAGTACTCATCTCGCTTGCGATGGTTCTTACATTTTTTATCATGGAGCCAGTTGGGCAAAGAAGCTATAACGATGGCATAAAGCCTTATATAGCTGAGCAGATAGGCTATGAAGAGATGCTTGATAAAAGCTTAAAGCCATTTAAAGAATTTATGGTAAAAAACACAAGAGAAAAAGACCTTGCACTTTTTTTTAGGATTAGAAATTTACAAAATCCAGCAAATATCGAAGAGATACCGCTAAGTATTGCAATGTCAGCTTTTATAATAAGTGAGCTAAAGACATCTTTTGAGATAGCGTTTTTGCTCTATTTGCCATTTCTTGTCATCGACATGGTCGTAAGCTCAGTACTGATGGCCATGGGTATGATGATGCTTCCTCCTGTAATGATCTCACTGCCATTTAAACTGCTCATATTCGTGCTTGTTGATGGCTGGAATTTACTAATAGGAAATCTCGTAAAAAGCTTTCACTAA
- a CDS encoding flagellar motor protein MotB, with protein MGKLIKPEECPKCMPEWLAAFGDLMSLLLCFFVLLLSMATMDAKKMEAAVGSLAGALSVLEGGARPENQIEKETDPENTRAKKISKQKGSQSELNMNVKKINELLAASGAPEITMEESEDGFIVRLPAAMLFEKDSAEISGEDAKLFLKRIGMIVAKMPNDVKADIIGHTDNIEPSKDSAYKNNWQLSTARALSVVEELINDGVPQNRIIASGKASFDPIASNSTEDGRAKNNRVEIHFISLEPKNKEATKKSILDMRN; from the coding sequence ATGGGTAAGTTAATAAAACCAGAAGAGTGTCCAAAATGTATGCCTGAGTGGCTAGCTGCTTTTGGTGACCTCATGTCACTTTTGCTTTGTTTTTTCGTTTTATTGCTTTCTATGGCGACAATGGATGCTAAAAAGATGGAGGCTGCTGTTGGCTCACTAGCTGGTGCTTTAAGTGTGCTTGAAGGTGGCGCTAGACCTGAAAATCAGATAGAAAAAGAGACAGATCCAGAAAATACTCGTGCAAAAAAGATAAGCAAGCAAAAGGGCTCACAAAGTGAGCTAAATATGAATGTTAAAAAGATAAATGAGTTACTAGCTGCTAGCGGAGCACCTGAGATCACTATGGAAGAGAGCGAGGATGGCTTTATCGTAAGGCTTCCAGCGGCTATGCTTTTTGAGAAAGATAGTGCTGAAATTTCTGGTGAAGATGCGAAGCTATTTTTAAAACGAATAGGCATGATTGTAGCGAAAATGCCTAATGATGTAAAAGCCGATATCATCGGTCATACAGATAATATAGAACCAAGCAAAGACTCAGCTTATAAAAATAACTGGCAGCTCTCAACTGCAAGGGCTTTAAGCGTGGTTGAAGAGCTAATCAACGATGGCGTGCCACAAAATAGAATAATAGCTTCTGGCAAAGCTTCGTTTGATCCGATCGCTAGTAACAGCACAGAAGATGGCAGAGCCAAGAACAATAGAGTAGAAATTCACTTCATATCGCTTGAGCCAAAAAATAAAGAGGCTACTAAGAAAAGTATCCTTGATATGAGGAATTAG
- a CDS encoding motility protein A → MDLGTVVGWVLTLVLLFGSMAIGVGIGPYIDVPSIMIVFGGTIGVMMVGFKMETLKGIGKFYGIAVKPSVVVNLPETIKKIVDYSTKARRDGILSLESEVNNETNQFLKRGLSMAVDGNEPDAIRALLEIDIDQTSTRHSNNIKIFEQIGGFAGAMGMIGTLIGLVAMLLNMSDPSAIGPSMAVALLTTLYGAMIGNIIGAPVANILSIRDADEALEKQVVLEGIMSIQAGDNPRTLEAKLLAFLPPKDRKSQFE, encoded by the coding sequence ATGGATTTAGGAACCGTCGTCGGCTGGGTTTTGACCCTGGTGCTTTTGTTTGGATCAATGGCAATTGGCGTTGGTATAGGACCATATATCGACGTACCTTCGATAATGATCGTTTTTGGTGGTACTATCGGCGTTATGATGGTTGGCTTCAAGATGGAGACGCTTAAAGGTATTGGTAAATTTTATGGCATTGCTGTTAAGCCATCAGTCGTAGTAAATTTACCTGAGACTATAAAAAAAATAGTCGATTATTCAACTAAAGCTAGACGTGATGGTATCTTATCGCTTGAAAGCGAAGTAAATAATGAGACAAATCAGTTTTTAAAAAGAGGCCTTTCAATGGCAGTCGATGGCAATGAGCCAGATGCGATCAGAGCGCTTTTGGAGATCGATATCGATCAAACTAGTACAAGACATTCAAATAATATTAAAATTTTTGAGCAAATTGGCGGTTTTGCGGGTGCTATGGGTATGATAGGAACGCTCATTGGTCTTGTTGCGATGCTTCTTAACATGTCAGATCCTAGTGCGATTGGCCCATCAATGGCGGTTGCCTTGCTTACGACGCTTTATGGTGCGATGATAGGTAATATCATAGGTGCGCCTGTGGCAAACATCCTCTCTATTCGCGATGCTGATGAAGCACTTGAAAAACAAGTCGTACTTGAGGGAATCATGTCGATACAAGCAGGCGATAATCCAAGAACGCTTGAAGCTAAACTCTTAGCATTTTTACCACCAAAAGATAGAAAAAGTCAGTTTGAATAA
- the glmU gene encoding bifunctional UDP-N-acetylglucosamine diphosphorylase/glucosamine-1-phosphate N-acetyltransferase GlmU, whose translation MNNTSIIILAAGLGTRMKSKRPKVLFELCGEPMIIHILKQAYAITNDVSVVLHYEKELISKKIKEIFPQTKIFEQDLANFPGTAGAIKGVNLSGEKVLVTCGDMPLVRSTDLMRLANAEADVVMSSFEAANPFGYGRVIIKNGKVEAIIEQKDASEAQLAIKSVNAGCYCFKREALEQILPLISNQNAQKEYYLTDAIKIANEKGLKCVAVNVSEQNFMGINDKFQLSIAEKIMQDEIKQNLMKAGVLMRMPESIFIDSRAKFEGECVLEENVSILGECVITESIIKSSSVIENSVIKNSDIGPLAHIRPNSEISDTHIGNFVEVKKGVLNGVKAGHLSYLGDCEIESGTNIGCGTITCNYDGKAKYKTKIGKNVFIGSDTQLVAPVNIADNVIIAAGSTITKDVESGALAISRARQENKSGFFEKFFGKDDVKK comes from the coding sequence ATGAACAATACTTCAATCATAATTTTAGCAGCTGGTCTTGGCACAAGAATGAAATCAAAACGTCCAAAAGTATTATTTGAACTTTGTGGTGAGCCGATGATAATTCACATCTTAAAACAAGCCTATGCCATCACAAATGATGTTAGTGTCGTGCTTCATTACGAAAAAGAGTTAATTAGCAAAAAGATAAAAGAAATTTTTCCTCAAACTAAAATTTTTGAGCAAGATCTAGCAAATTTCCCAGGCACAGCTGGCGCGATAAAAGGCGTAAATTTAAGTGGCGAAAAGGTGCTTGTCACTTGCGGCGACATGCCACTTGTTAGATCAACTGACCTTATGCGTCTAGCAAATGCCGAAGCAGACGTAGTTATGAGCTCATTTGAAGCGGCAAATCCTTTTGGCTACGGCAGAGTTATCATAAAAAACGGCAAAGTTGAGGCCATCATCGAGCAAAAAGATGCGAGCGAAGCGCAGCTTGCCATAAAAAGCGTAAATGCTGGCTGCTACTGCTTTAAACGCGAGGCATTAGAGCAAATTTTACCGCTCATAAGCAACCAAAACGCACAAAAAGAGTACTACCTAACTGACGCCATAAAAATAGCAAATGAAAAGGGTTTAAAGTGCGTTGCAGTGAATGTTAGCGAGCAAAATTTTATGGGCATAAATGATAAATTTCAGCTTAGCATCGCTGAAAAAATAATGCAAGATGAGATCAAGCAAAATTTGATGAAAGCTGGCGTTTTGATGCGCATGCCTGAGAGCATTTTCATAGACAGCAGGGCTAAATTTGAAGGCGAGTGCGTGCTCGAAGAAAACGTAAGCATCCTTGGCGAGTGCGTCATCACAGAGAGCATCATCAAAAGCTCATCGGTGATAGAAAACAGCGTCATCAAAAACTCAGACATCGGCCCACTAGCTCACATTAGGCCAAATTCCGAAATTTCTGACACACATATAGGAAATTTTGTCGAGGTAAAAAAAGGCGTTCTTAACGGCGTAAAAGCTGGACATTTGAGCTATCTTGGCGACTGCGAGATAGAAAGTGGCACAAACATCGGTTGTGGCACGATCACGTGCAACTACGACGGCAAAGCAAAATACAAAACCAAAATCGGCAAAAACGTCTTTATTGGCTCAGATACACAGCTGGTCGCCCCTGTAAATATCGCTGATAACGTCATCATTGCAGCAGGAAGCACCATCACAAAAGACGTTGAAAGCGGTGCGCTAGCGATTAGCAGAGCTCGTCAAGAGAACAAAAGTGGCTTCTTTGAGAAATTCTTTGGCAAAGACGATGTTAAAAAATAA